A DNA window from Streptomyces canus contains the following coding sequences:
- a CDS encoding YihY/virulence factor BrkB family protein, with translation MQAASESPQRPSGRLHRARALYRNVSKRRTAWLLLKDTFNSCVEYRILGLAAEAAFFSLLSVPPLLLSLIGLLGYVDDWTGTDSISSLESNILDAARTVLSDKGVRQIAQPILDDVMKGGRPDVISVGFLFALWSGSRAVNVFIDTITVMYGLDGVRGIVKTRLVAFALFIAALLIGSVALPLMVAGPDAVVRIVPWSATVVQVLYWPVVIILSIAFLTTLYHLSVPVRSPWIEDVPGALVALAMWVLGSFLLRIYLQSTIEGATIYGSLAAAVAVLLWIGVSAFAVLVGAAMNAAIDRVWPAAATAAARAANERVREAQVAEYVARAAALHDTDTDPEDPDMPSEFPERWSRFLPPEDVTSRLRTHAKTTHPPQKPEDS, from the coding sequence GTGCAGGCAGCAAGCGAATCCCCTCAGCGGCCCTCCGGCCGGCTCCACCGGGCCCGTGCCCTCTACCGGAACGTCTCGAAGCGCAGGACCGCCTGGCTGCTGCTCAAGGACACCTTCAACTCGTGCGTCGAGTACCGCATCCTGGGGCTCGCCGCCGAGGCCGCGTTCTTCTCGCTGCTGTCCGTGCCGCCGCTGCTGCTCAGCCTCATCGGACTGCTCGGCTACGTCGACGACTGGACCGGCACCGACAGCATCAGCAGCCTGGAGTCCAACATCCTGGACGCCGCGCGCACGGTCCTGTCCGACAAGGGCGTACGGCAGATCGCGCAGCCGATCCTCGACGACGTGATGAAGGGCGGCAGGCCCGACGTCATCTCCGTCGGCTTCCTGTTCGCCCTGTGGTCCGGGTCCCGCGCGGTGAACGTCTTCATCGACACCATCACCGTCATGTACGGCCTCGACGGCGTCCGCGGCATCGTCAAGACCCGGCTCGTGGCGTTCGCGCTGTTCATCGCGGCCCTGCTGATCGGCTCGGTGGCACTGCCGCTGATGGTGGCGGGGCCGGACGCGGTGGTACGGATCGTGCCCTGGTCGGCGACGGTGGTGCAGGTCCTGTACTGGCCCGTGGTCATCATCCTGTCCATCGCCTTCCTGACCACGCTGTACCACCTGTCGGTACCGGTGCGCTCACCGTGGATCGAGGACGTCCCCGGCGCGCTGGTGGCGCTCGCCATGTGGGTGCTGGGGAGCTTCCTGCTCCGCATCTACCTCCAGAGCACGATCGAGGGCGCGACGATCTACGGCTCGCTGGCCGCGGCGGTGGCGGTGCTGCTGTGGATCGGCGTCTCGGCCTTCGCCGTCCTGGTGGGCGCCGCCATGAACGCCGCGATCGACCGCGTGTGGCCCGCGGCGGCCACGGCAGCCGCGCGCGCGGCGAACGAGCGGGTGCGGGAGGCGCAGGTCGCGGAGTACGTCGCCCGGGCGGCCGCACTCCACGACACCGACACCGACCCCGAGGACCCCGACATGCCCTCGGAGTTCCCGGAGAGGTGGTCGCGCTTCCTGCCGCCGGAGGACGTGACCTCGCGGCTGCGGACGCACGCGAAGACGACGCACCCCCCGCAGAAGCCGGAGGACTCCTGA
- a CDS encoding VOC family protein: MNAIPARLDHLVLATPDLTATVADFTRRTGVTPAPGGVHVGLGTRNHLVSLGGTAYLEIIGPDPEQPEPMGPRPFDVDTLATARTVTWAISPPDLDAAVTTARARGYDPGEIRPMSRRTPDGTLLRWRLTDGDTQHPSGLVPFLIDWGASPHPTASGLPATPLLSLTATAPVPDEIRPLLAALDADLLLTEGQVGLSFTLDTPRGPVVFS, encoded by the coding sequence GTGAACGCGATTCCCGCACGGCTGGACCATCTCGTCCTCGCGACCCCGGACCTGACGGCGACGGTCGCCGACTTCACCCGGCGCACCGGCGTGACCCCCGCGCCCGGCGGTGTGCACGTCGGTCTCGGCACCCGCAACCACCTCGTGTCCCTGGGCGGCACCGCCTATCTGGAGATCATCGGCCCGGACCCGGAGCAGCCGGAGCCGATGGGGCCGCGCCCCTTCGACGTCGACACCCTCGCCACCGCCCGCACGGTGACCTGGGCGATCAGTCCGCCCGACCTGGACGCGGCGGTCACGACCGCTCGGGCCCGCGGTTACGACCCCGGCGAGATCCGCCCGATGAGCCGCCGCACACCCGACGGGACCCTGCTGCGATGGCGCCTCACGGACGGCGACACCCAGCACCCCTCCGGCCTGGTCCCCTTCCTCATCGACTGGGGCGCCTCCCCGCACCCGACGGCCTCGGGCCTTCCCGCCACTCCCCTGCTCTCCCTGACCGCGACCGCCCCGGTACCGGACGAGATCCGGCCCCTCCTCGCCGCCCTCGACGCCGATCTCCTCCTCACCGAGGGCCAGGTGGGTCTCTCCTTCACGCTGGACACTCCGCGGGGGCCGGTGGTCTTCAGCTGA
- a CDS encoding peptidoglycan-binding domain-containing protein — translation MSMRKRAVAMVTAALLGAGTLGLAVAPTASAASYHGIDGNGVVSDDWQDEENLGVDDYADSNATALWQSVLYADGAKWQDEDGDWHNYSKSQIDGSFGPETESATQWWQENYGLTDNDGVVTDQSWEFAQQWLHGPVSGGGVRYDGDKRDVDFKRVSGKYRVKLKGTGPWRIAYYDQVG, via the coding sequence ATGAGCATGCGCAAGCGGGCCGTCGCGATGGTGACGGCCGCGTTGCTGGGCGCCGGCACCCTCGGCCTCGCCGTGGCTCCGACGGCCAGTGCGGCCTCGTACCACGGCATCGACGGCAACGGTGTGGTCAGCGACGACTGGCAGGACGAGGAGAACCTGGGCGTCGACGACTACGCCGACAGCAACGCCACGGCCCTGTGGCAGTCCGTTCTGTACGCGGACGGCGCCAAGTGGCAGGACGAGGACGGGGACTGGCACAACTACTCCAAGAGCCAGATCGACGGCTCGTTCGGCCCGGAGACCGAGTCGGCCACGCAGTGGTGGCAGGAGAACTACGGCCTCACCGACAACGACGGCGTGGTCACCGACCAGAGCTGGGAGTTCGCCCAGCAGTGGCTCCACGGCCCCGTCTCGGGCGGCGGTGTCCGCTACGACGGCGACAAGCGGGACGTCGACTTCAAGCGGGTCAGCGGCAAGTACCGGGTGAAGCTCAAGGGCACCGGCCCCTGGCGGATCGCGTACTACGACCAGGTCGGCTGA
- a CDS encoding AraC family transcriptional regulator yields MDALAGLLEGPRARGAFMIRACFDPPWAVRVEDRAPLTVMLMVRGDAWIVPDSGERIRLRPGDLAIARGPDPYTCADDPDTAPQALILPGAECRYPDGRALNGSMDLGVRTWGDRLDGETVILIGTYLMEGEISNRLLDALPPLLSLTTDVWECPLTPLLMEEIVRGGPGQEVVLDRMLDLLVIAALRAWFSRPEAEAPAWYAALADPVVGRVLRLVQDDPAHPWTVASLAAKAGVSRAALARRFSELVGEPVMTYLTGWRLALAADLLRGSPSTLEAIARQVGYGSAFALSSAFKRGYGVSPQEFRVRAGGG; encoded by the coding sequence ATGGACGCTCTGGCAGGCCTGCTGGAAGGACCGCGGGCGCGTGGCGCCTTCATGATCCGTGCGTGTTTCGACCCGCCGTGGGCGGTGCGGGTGGAGGACCGGGCGCCGCTGACGGTCATGCTGATGGTCCGTGGCGACGCCTGGATCGTGCCCGACTCGGGCGAGCGGATCCGGCTGCGCCCCGGCGACCTCGCCATCGCCCGCGGCCCCGACCCCTACACCTGCGCCGACGACCCCGATACGGCCCCGCAGGCACTGATCCTGCCCGGCGCGGAGTGCCGCTACCCCGACGGACGGGCCCTGAACGGCTCCATGGACCTCGGGGTGCGCACCTGGGGCGACCGGCTCGACGGCGAGACGGTGATCCTCATCGGGACGTATCTGATGGAGGGCGAGATCAGCAACCGGCTCCTGGACGCACTGCCGCCGCTGCTGTCGCTCACCACCGACGTGTGGGAGTGCCCGCTGACCCCGCTCCTCATGGAGGAGATCGTGCGCGGCGGGCCGGGGCAGGAGGTCGTCCTGGACCGGATGCTGGACCTGCTGGTCATCGCGGCGCTCCGGGCCTGGTTCTCCCGGCCCGAGGCGGAGGCGCCCGCCTGGTACGCGGCGCTGGCTGATCCCGTCGTGGGGCGGGTGCTGCGGCTGGTGCAGGACGACCCCGCGCATCCTTGGACGGTGGCGTCCCTGGCGGCCAAGGCCGGCGTCTCGCGTGCCGCGCTCGCCCGGCGGTTCAGTGAGCTGGTGGGGGAGCCGGTGATGACGTATCTGACCGGATGGCGGCTGGCGTTGGCGGCGGATCTGCTGCGGGGGAGCCCTTCGACGCTCGAGGCGATCGCCCGACAGGTGGGGTACGGAAGTGCCTTCGCGCTGTCCAGTGCGTTCAAGAGGGGATACGGGGTCAGCCCGCAGGAGTTTCGGGTGCGGGCCGGCGGGGGCTGA
- a CDS encoding helix-turn-helix domain-containing protein yields MTRWRPLPDSLPREARHLVEQLRRLKDRTDLSLAELARRTAYSKSSWQRYLSGAKQPPRGAVEALCRVAGADQARLLALWDLASPVWPYGTVVAAAAPEVVPEGPAPAAPGLEYRRWRTAALAAFAVIVLLVAGVLWAWPSRGG; encoded by the coding sequence ATGACGCGCTGGCGGCCGCTGCCGGACTCACTTCCGCGGGAGGCACGGCATCTCGTCGAGCAGCTGCGCCGGCTCAAGGACCGTACGGATCTGAGCCTCGCCGAGCTGGCCCGGCGCACCGCGTACAGCAAGTCGTCCTGGCAGCGGTATCTCAGCGGGGCCAAGCAGCCGCCGCGCGGGGCGGTGGAGGCGCTGTGCCGGGTGGCGGGCGCGGATCAGGCGCGGCTGCTGGCGCTGTGGGACCTGGCCTCCCCGGTCTGGCCGTACGGCACGGTGGTGGCCGCCGCGGCGCCGGAGGTGGTGCCCGAGGGTCCGGCGCCGGCGGCGCCCGGCCTCGAGTACCGGCGATGGCGTACGGCGGCGCTGGCCGCGTTCGCCGTCATCGTGCTGCTGGTGGCGGGGGTGCTGTGGGCGTGGCCGTCGAGGGGCGGGTGA
- a CDS encoding zinc ribbon domain-containing protein: MRRKVAVGDGETVRVACASAFAFRGLDTASGEVLGAGELAERVSWLTSLVEGMAASVIAEHWNRSDLDLLASRRALSGEKLPSNAWMALRTLCWAATPPEGVYVSDRVRRIAEEQAGRVLRAAHWRAEVVQGVLTSWPAASPDPMRRTPEQWDALRAACPDGAGIASSVLRARTRQVMDFAAAHRRMPADVCELEAPPGAGRQMVLAAADKQLCTLQRCGEDPAHFAVLTVRLPVRPDPRSRADWHEVVMRFRLPPTIAATAALHAPTLRVRNGRVRLDVAHSTAVVKTRRAGHTRAVAFDYGLNTLLTGGTLTLGDGEQPGVITDARPVFLRIDGILAKADRLRVQAEQLWTKAAHLERLLQGSLARGVHPDPLMVAKLTVLREEHRRVSRRRERLNGAIAKAAARFMVEHARAAEATVIYLEDLRDMEARGKGRTLNTRLSSSVRGQIVADTVHHAARYGIAVVIVPARGTSKYCPRCLTPLRHHAAPDNPAPGWKWATCPNTSCAYSADRDVAAWQRIGARGLQHQHLTVLNRDDGSYRLRRTVAELDQPVRHHPHPAPTPPGPRPSAADRTKSGPTTRRPAPNRRRGAPAPPTPPPAVSAAGGPGGKRPAGRLPSSPPRRSRRRPGRQAPHTMSPPRGPRRPRGAHLGAGFHLHAHATPTTRPRAAGSRHGPPRAFSNRAENPAPPRKT; this comes from the coding sequence GTGCGGCGGAAGGTCGCGGTGGGGGACGGGGAGACGGTACGGGTGGCGTGCGCTTCCGCCTTCGCGTTCCGTGGCCTGGACACCGCCAGTGGTGAAGTCCTGGGCGCCGGGGAGCTGGCCGAGCGGGTGAGCTGGCTGACCTCCCTGGTCGAGGGCATGGCGGCCTCGGTGATCGCCGAGCACTGGAACCGGTCCGATCTGGACCTGCTGGCCTCGCGCAGGGCACTGTCGGGGGAGAAGCTGCCCTCGAACGCGTGGATGGCGTTGCGTACCCTGTGCTGGGCCGCCACGCCTCCTGAGGGCGTGTACGTATCGGACCGGGTGCGCAGGATCGCCGAGGAGCAGGCCGGACGGGTGCTGCGCGCGGCGCACTGGCGCGCCGAGGTGGTCCAGGGGGTCCTCACCTCCTGGCCGGCGGCGAGTCCGGACCCGATGCGCCGCACCCCCGAGCAGTGGGATGCGCTGCGCGCGGCGTGCCCGGACGGGGCGGGCATCGCCTCCTCGGTCCTGCGCGCCCGCACCCGCCAGGTCATGGACTTCGCGGCCGCCCACCGGCGGATGCCGGCCGATGTGTGTGAGCTGGAAGCACCTCCGGGTGCGGGCCGTCAGATGGTCTTGGCCGCCGCCGACAAGCAGCTGTGCACTCTTCAGCGCTGCGGGGAGGATCCGGCGCACTTCGCGGTGCTCACGGTGCGCCTGCCGGTGCGTCCCGACCCGCGCTCGCGGGCGGACTGGCATGAGGTGGTGATGCGTTTCCGGCTGCCGCCGACCATCGCCGCCACCGCGGCCCTGCACGCCCCGACCCTGCGCGTCCGGAACGGCCGGGTGCGGCTGGATGTCGCCCACAGCACGGCGGTAGTCAAGACCCGGCGGGCGGGCCATACCCGGGCCGTCGCCTTCGACTACGGGCTGAACACCCTGCTCACCGGCGGCACCCTCACCCTTGGCGACGGTGAGCAGCCCGGCGTGATCACCGATGCCCGTCCGGTCTTCCTGCGCATCGACGGGATCCTGGCCAAGGCCGACCGACTGCGCGTCCAGGCCGAACAGCTGTGGACCAAGGCCGCCCACCTCGAGCGCCTGCTCCAGGGGAGTTTGGCCCGTGGAGTGCACCCCGACCCGCTGATGGTGGCCAAGCTGACGGTGTTGCGCGAGGAGCACCGGCGCGTCAGCCGGCGCCGCGAGCGCCTGAACGGGGCCATCGCCAAAGCGGCGGCCCGGTTCATGGTCGAGCACGCCCGCGCCGCCGAGGCCACGGTGATCTACCTGGAAGACCTCCGCGACATGGAGGCCCGTGGCAAGGGGCGCACCCTCAACACCCGCCTGTCCAGCAGCGTGCGCGGGCAGATCGTGGCCGATACCGTCCACCATGCGGCCCGTTACGGCATCGCGGTGGTCATCGTCCCGGCACGGGGGACCTCGAAGTACTGCCCGCGCTGCCTGACCCCGTTGCGCCACCACGCCGCCCCGGACAACCCGGCGCCGGGCTGGAAATGGGCCACCTGCCCGAACACGTCCTGCGCCTACAGCGCGGACCGCGACGTGGCCGCCTGGCAACGCATCGGCGCCCGAGGCCTGCAACACCAACACCTCACTGTCCTCAACCGGGACGACGGCAGCTACCGGCTACGGCGCACGGTTGCGGAGCTGGACCAACCGGTCCGGCATCACCCCCACCCGGCCCCCACTCCGCCCGGTCCGCGGCCCAGCGCTGCGGACCGCACGAAGAGCGGGCCCACGACAAGACGCCCCGCGCCCAACAGGCGACGCGGGGCCCCCGCCCCACCCACACCCCCGCCTGCCGTGTCTGCGGCGGGCGGGCCGGGTGGAAAGCGTCCGGCGGGGCGACTGCCCTCGTCACCCCCGCGCCGCAGCCGGCGGCGTCCAGGGCGGCAGGCACCGCACACGATGAGCCCACCCCGCGGGCCGCGCCGGCCACGCGGGGCCCACCTCGGCGCAGGCTTCCACCTGCACGCCCATGCCACCCCCACCACCCGACCACGGGCGGCAGGGTCACGGCACGGGCCACCGAGAGCATTTTCCAACAGGGCCGAAAACCCAGCCCCACCCAGGAAAACCTAG
- a CDS encoding helix-turn-helix domain-containing protein yields the protein MYTERASRLAGAVIWTGDGAGRVLPDGCMDLLWNEGRLLVAGPDTRAYVTGGAPSTWAGVRFYPGTAPAFLGVPAHELRDRRVELADLWPAPEVRRLRGRIEKAPDPATALEEIALERAAPPDPVLHALVTALDAGRPVAATADELGLGARQLHRRSLAAFGYGPKTLARILRLRRALVLAGAGVPFAETAVRSGFADQAHLARDVKELAGVPLGRLLAVG from the coding sequence GTGTACACGGAACGGGCGTCCCGGCTTGCCGGTGCCGTCATCTGGACCGGTGACGGGGCCGGACGTGTGCTGCCCGACGGGTGCATGGATCTGCTCTGGAACGAAGGGCGACTGCTCGTCGCCGGGCCCGACACGCGAGCGTACGTCACCGGCGGCGCCCCGAGCACCTGGGCGGGCGTGCGCTTCTACCCGGGGACCGCGCCCGCCTTCCTGGGCGTGCCCGCCCATGAACTGCGGGACCGCCGCGTCGAGTTGGCCGATCTCTGGCCGGCTCCAGAGGTACGGAGGCTGCGGGGCCGTATCGAGAAGGCCCCCGACCCCGCCACGGCACTCGAAGAGATCGCCCTGGAGCGTGCCGCCCCTCCCGACCCCGTCCTGCACGCCCTCGTGACCGCCCTCGACGCGGGCCGCCCCGTCGCCGCGACGGCCGACGAACTCGGCTTGGGCGCACGGCAGTTGCACCGGAGGTCGCTCGCGGCCTTCGGATACGGGCCCAAGACGCTGGCCCGGATTCTGCGGCTGCGGCGGGCTCTCGTGCTGGCCGGGGCCGGGGTGCCGTTCGCGGAGACGGCGGTGCGGAGCGGGTTCGCGGACCAGGCCCATCTCGCGCGGGACGTGAAGGAGTTGGCGGGCGTGCCGCTCGGGCGGCTACTGGCCGTCGGCTAG
- a CDS encoding NmrA family NAD(P)-binding protein — MTRNSRNMTVVVTGASGRTGSRVAQSAEAAGLTVRAASRAQGFDWQDRSTWARVLRGADAAYLVYPSDIGAPGAAEAIGAVAREAVGTGVRRLVLLSSRGQDRARDAEEALHASGADWTVVRAAWFAQNFSEGPLVEGLRLSGELVFPAGEVREPFVDVRDIGDVVAAVLVSPVRYAGETVTVSGPRLLTFGEAVAEIAKATGRELTYRAVSPQQYGENLVGFGVPPQEAEALVEAFAQLLDGRNAYLSDGVRQILGREPRDFADFAREAAAAGTWKV, encoded by the coding sequence ATGACACGGAACTCGCGGAACATGACGGTGGTGGTGACCGGTGCCTCGGGTCGTACGGGCAGCCGGGTGGCGCAGTCCGCGGAGGCGGCGGGGCTGACGGTCCGGGCGGCCTCGCGGGCGCAGGGGTTCGACTGGCAGGACCGGTCGACGTGGGCGCGGGTGTTGCGGGGCGCGGACGCGGCGTACCTGGTGTACCCCTCGGACATCGGCGCTCCGGGGGCCGCCGAGGCGATCGGGGCGGTCGCGCGGGAGGCGGTGGGGACCGGCGTACGGCGGCTGGTGCTGCTGTCGTCGCGGGGGCAGGACCGGGCGCGGGACGCGGAGGAGGCGCTGCATGCGTCGGGGGCCGACTGGACGGTCGTACGGGCCGCGTGGTTCGCGCAGAACTTCAGCGAGGGGCCGTTGGTGGAAGGGCTCCGGCTGAGCGGGGAGTTGGTGTTTCCGGCGGGTGAGGTGCGGGAGCCGTTCGTGGATGTGCGGGACATCGGGGACGTGGTGGCGGCCGTGCTGGTGTCGCCGGTCCGATATGCCGGAGAGACGGTCACGGTCTCGGGACCTCGGCTGCTGACCTTCGGCGAGGCGGTCGCGGAGATCGCGAAGGCGACGGGGCGGGAACTGACGTACCGGGCGGTGTCGCCTCAGCAGTACGGGGAGAACCTGGTCGGGTTCGGGGTGCCGCCGCAGGAGGCGGAGGCGCTGGTGGAGGCCTTCGCGCAGCTGCTTGACGGGCGCAACGCCTATCTGTCGGACGGGGTGCGGCAGATTCTCGGCCGTGAGCCGCGGGACTTCGCCGACTTCGCGAGGGAGGCGGCGGCTGCGGGGACCTGGAAGGTCTGA
- a CDS encoding VOC family protein, translating to MTPRFDAIGLVASDMAASVTFYRRLGFPFPEGSQTQPHAEAELPGGVRLMLDTEETIRSFHPAWRPPAGGSRTGLALRCDSPAEVDAVYEELVGEGFHGELKPWNAEWGQRYASLHDPDGNAVDLYAPLADGQ from the coding sequence ATGACTCCACGATTCGATGCCATCGGTCTGGTGGCCTCCGACATGGCCGCCTCCGTCACCTTCTACCGGAGGCTCGGGTTTCCGTTCCCCGAAGGGTCGCAGACGCAGCCGCACGCGGAGGCCGAACTGCCGGGCGGTGTGCGGCTGATGCTCGACACCGAGGAGACGATCCGCTCCTTCCACCCCGCATGGCGGCCACCGGCCGGCGGCAGTCGCACGGGGCTCGCGCTGCGGTGCGACAGCCCGGCCGAGGTCGACGCGGTGTACGAGGAGCTGGTGGGCGAGGGCTTCCACGGTGAGCTCAAGCCGTGGAACGCCGAGTGGGGGCAGCGGTACGCCTCGCTGCACGACCCCGACGGCAACGCCGTGGACCTGTACGCCCCGCTAGCCGACGGCCAGTAG
- a CDS encoding acyl-CoA dehydrogenase family protein — translation MAGSTHTVTNQPPPLIGYDVYSADLALRAAVERHVDPALLDEVHGELAALGRACGSAQVQEWGLQANENPPRLRTHDRHGHRIDEVEFHPAWHRVLGKGVSAGLTAAWVRPGGHVRRAAAFLLWTQVDAGNCCPLSMTHAAVPALRTDPDLAAEWEPRLTSIVYDRELRPAHLKAGALFGMGMTEKQGGSDVRANTTSARPLPDGETYELTGHKWFCSAPMSDGFLVLAQAPGGLTCFLVPRVLEDGTRNTFLLQRLKDKLGNRSNASGEVEFDRTWARRVGDEGRGIRTIIEMVAATRLDCVLGSAGLMRQAVAQAIHHCTHREAFGGKLVDKPLMRNVLADLALESEAATTLALRLAAAYDKGDEQERAFLRIAVPAAKYWITKRCTPLTVEAAECLGGNGYVEESGLPRLVRESPLNSIWEGAGNVQALDVLRVLRREPQALNAYLLEIGETRGADHRLDAATKSLFTELADLEGIEGRARHLTERLALVLQGSLLVRHAPAEVADAFCASRLGGDAGSAFGTLPSTLDLASVVDRARPVH, via the coding sequence ATGGCAGGCAGTACGCACACCGTGACAAACCAGCCCCCACCGCTGATCGGCTACGACGTCTACAGCGCCGACCTCGCCCTGCGAGCGGCCGTGGAACGGCATGTCGACCCGGCCCTGCTCGACGAGGTCCACGGTGAGCTGGCGGCGCTCGGCCGGGCCTGCGGCTCGGCGCAGGTGCAGGAGTGGGGCCTGCAGGCCAACGAGAACCCGCCCCGGCTGCGCACGCACGACCGTCACGGCCACCGCATCGACGAAGTGGAGTTCCATCCGGCCTGGCACCGCGTGCTCGGCAAGGGTGTCTCGGCGGGTCTGACGGCCGCCTGGGTCCGCCCTGGAGGCCATGTACGGCGGGCAGCGGCCTTCCTCCTGTGGACGCAGGTCGACGCGGGCAACTGCTGTCCGCTGTCGATGACCCACGCGGCGGTCCCCGCCCTGCGCACGGACCCGGACCTGGCCGCCGAGTGGGAGCCCCGTCTCACGTCCATCGTCTACGACCGCGAGCTGCGGCCCGCCCACCTCAAGGCGGGGGCGCTGTTCGGGATGGGCATGACGGAGAAGCAGGGCGGCAGCGACGTCCGGGCGAACACCACGTCCGCACGGCCCCTGCCCGACGGCGAGACCTACGAGCTCACCGGCCACAAGTGGTTCTGCTCCGCGCCCATGTCGGACGGCTTCCTGGTCCTCGCCCAGGCCCCGGGCGGGCTCACCTGCTTCCTCGTCCCGCGCGTCCTGGAGGACGGCACCCGCAACACGTTTCTCCTCCAGCGCCTCAAGGACAAGCTCGGCAACCGTTCCAACGCCTCCGGCGAGGTCGAGTTCGACCGGACCTGGGCCCGCCGGGTGGGCGACGAGGGACGCGGGATCCGCACCATCATCGAGATGGTCGCGGCGACCCGCCTCGACTGCGTGCTGGGGTCGGCGGGCCTGATGCGCCAGGCCGTCGCCCAGGCGATCCACCACTGCACGCACCGCGAGGCCTTCGGCGGCAAGCTCGTCGACAAGCCGCTGATGCGCAACGTCCTGGCCGACCTGGCCCTGGAGTCCGAGGCGGCGACCACCCTCGCCCTGCGTCTGGCGGCCGCCTACGACAAGGGCGACGAGCAGGAACGGGCCTTCCTCAGGATCGCCGTACCGGCGGCCAAGTACTGGATCACCAAGCGCTGCACCCCGCTGACGGTGGAGGCGGCCGAATGCCTGGGCGGCAACGGCTACGTGGAGGAGTCGGGCCTGCCCCGCCTGGTCCGCGAATCACCGCTGAACTCCATCTGGGAGGGTGCGGGCAACGTCCAGGCCCTGGACGTCCTGAGGGTCCTGCGGCGAGAACCCCAGGCCCTGAACGCCTACCTCCTGGAGATCGGCGAGACCCGGGGCGCCGACCACCGCCTGGACGCGGCGACAAAGAGCCTCTTCACCGAACTGGCCGATCTGGAGGGCATCGAGGGCCGGGCCCGCCACCTGACGGAACGACTCGCGCTCGTCCTGCAGGGCTCCCTGCTCGTCCGCCACGCCCCCGCGGAGGTGGCCGACGCGTTCTGCGCGTCCCGCCTGGGCGGTGACGCGGGATCGGCCTTCGGCACGTTGCCCTCGACCCTGGACCTGGCGTCGGTGGTGGATCGCGCCCGTCCGGTGCACTGA